From the Opitutaceae bacterium genome, one window contains:
- a CDS encoding substrate-binding domain-containing protein, with translation MPLPSERAMGRAWNINHVSVNRACIGLVANGRLRRSGYKLYVNQADGWTPPECQVLLVARHWLKRGELRQSLKIAATARNVSYRFDSSVSHERVNEVLREGVSRSEAIILHVSPVQPYEPGFKDAILQRRLPCVSLGHTPLPVDQIRVNPLVSCELVLSHLFSLGHQRVAMLIYDEENIENDAWVAAWRQALVSAGRSAASGPLINATHRHLSPERILEHVRRHDNGSTAIFCRADYSAIALQEAIAHANIPPDKSYALVGYPDCRGMREARVPISSVDIDLNAQMDLAVDLLIRQWRMASKPNRPRRPLTLDFDPRLEIRESTTHKASGGILAAEARVPDRPEPSDPTVGERIARIRTINAERHPGLPGSRHPGWRAVDLRGLVNKSVTTNHSWLGEQPLLHFHAGQCVVHGVPFEVVEVGHQRKMALVLRSLKSRTTGRAALPDRVRIPVGQHLSRLFLLLGCGWSEPGALVATFQFIFADGSTASLPVICAGDTLKPPRKANIQDWWPTYPVLAAKGALPFAVVGEDGDPHNYERYLYTLEWRNPKRHLAIQEVVAESQPHRDPTLGILALTALA, from the coding sequence GTGCCCTTGCCATCCGAGCGGGCGATGGGTCGGGCATGGAACATCAATCACGTCTCGGTCAACCGGGCGTGCATCGGCTTGGTGGCAAACGGGCGGCTCCGCAGGTCCGGATACAAACTTTACGTAAATCAGGCGGATGGATGGACGCCGCCGGAATGCCAGGTTCTTCTCGTGGCACGGCATTGGCTGAAACGGGGGGAGTTGCGCCAGTCGCTGAAGATCGCAGCCACGGCAAGAAATGTCAGTTACCGATTCGACAGCTCGGTCTCACATGAACGCGTTAACGAGGTGCTTCGCGAGGGGGTAAGCCGTTCTGAAGCGATCATACTGCATGTTTCGCCCGTTCAGCCTTATGAGCCGGGTTTCAAAGACGCGATCCTGCAGCGCCGTCTGCCCTGCGTCTCGCTGGGCCACACCCCGCTTCCGGTCGATCAGATCCGTGTGAATCCACTGGTGTCGTGTGAACTCGTCCTCAGCCATCTGTTTTCCCTCGGACACCAGAGGGTGGCGATGCTGATCTACGACGAGGAGAACATTGAAAATGACGCCTGGGTGGCTGCGTGGCGCCAGGCCCTTGTGAGCGCCGGACGCTCTGCGGCCAGTGGTCCGCTCATCAACGCGACGCATCGACACCTTTCGCCTGAACGAATTCTCGAACATGTGCGGAGGCACGACAATGGAAGCACCGCCATCTTCTGCAGGGCGGACTATTCGGCAATCGCCCTCCAGGAGGCGATTGCGCACGCAAACATACCACCGGATAAATCTTACGCCCTTGTCGGATACCCGGACTGCCGCGGCATGCGGGAGGCCCGGGTCCCAATCTCGTCCGTCGACATTGACCTGAATGCCCAGATGGACCTGGCGGTTGATCTGCTTATCAGGCAATGGCGCATGGCCTCGAAGCCCAACAGGCCAAGGCGCCCCCTGACGCTTGACTTCGACCCGCGCTTGGAAATCCGTGAATCCACAACCCACAAGGCCTCTGGTGGGATCCTCGCTGCCGAAGCTCGGGTCCCAGATCGTCCAGAGCCCTCCGATCCCACCGTGGGCGAACGCATCGCCCGGATCCGGACGATTAATGCGGAGCGACACCCCGGGTTACCTGGATCGAGGCATCCAGGATGGAGGGCGGTTGACCTGCGCGGGTTGGTGAACAAGAGCGTGACGACCAACCATTCCTGGCTCGGCGAGCAACCATTGTTGCATTTCCATGCCGGCCAATGCGTCGTGCACGGAGTTCCCTTCGAAGTTGTAGAGGTTGGGCATCAGCGAAAGATGGCTCTCGTCCTCAGGAGCCTAAAATCCCGCACCACGGGTCGAGCCGCTCTTCCCGATCGAGTCAGGATCCCGGTGGGTCAGCACCTGAGTCGGCTCTTCCTGCTGCTCGGCTGCGGCTGGTCGGAACCCGGAGCCCTGGTTGCCACTTTTCAGTTCATTTTTGCGGATGGTTCGACCGCCTCACTTCCCGTCATTTGCGCGGGCGACACCCTTAAACCGCCGCGCAAGGCAAACATCCAGGACTGGTGGCCCACCTACCCTGTGTTGGCCGCGAAAGGTGCCCTTCCCTTTGCGGTGGTGGGCGAGGATGGGGACCCGCACAACTATGAACGCTACCTCTACACGCTCGAATGGCGCAACCCAAAGCGCCACCTCGCCATCCAAGAGGTCGTAGCCGAGAGTCAGCCCCATCGCGATCCCACGCTAGGCATCCTCGCTCTCACAGCCCTTGCCTGA
- a CDS encoding MFS transporter, with protein MSATPRPLSFVEKFGYGLGDTATNFVFQTMMYFQLSFYTDTYGLTATQAGTLFLVVRIFDAFVDPAVGMLADRTNTRWGKFRPWILATSIPLCVLAVLTFTTPDLTGGAKLLYAYVTYTLLMVMFSASNIPYSALSGVMTDDEGQRASLSTYRFILAFLGGVVIQVFALPMVNHFGGGNMQKGYQTTMLLLCSVAVVMFFITFFTTRERITPISEAKTSIRGDLRDLVKNKPWVNLFFVSLMLFIAMAIRGGANVYYYKYYFQREDLLSWANAFGIAGTLIGIFFSKPLATRFGKKGIFQFALLSSVVLCVAQFLVPTDKPQIAVALGGLMALLFGPSIPILWVMLADVADYGEWKFKRRATGIIFSAISFGFKAGLGVGGFIAGKILDLHGYVPNAVQSESSLLGIRLSVTLYGVAPYAVASVILISYSINTEISRQITADLRMRRDLANKPATEAGAA; from the coding sequence ATGTCAGCTACCCCACGTCCACTGTCGTTTGTCGAGAAGTTTGGTTATGGCCTCGGTGACACGGCCACGAACTTCGTCTTCCAGACGATGATGTATTTCCAACTCAGCTTCTATACCGATACGTATGGGCTGACGGCGACGCAGGCGGGCACCCTTTTCCTGGTGGTACGGATCTTCGATGCCTTTGTGGATCCTGCGGTGGGAATGCTCGCGGATCGAACCAACACCCGTTGGGGCAAGTTCCGCCCGTGGATTCTCGCCACGTCCATTCCGCTTTGCGTGCTCGCTGTTCTGACGTTCACCACGCCCGACCTCACCGGCGGCGCAAAACTTCTCTATGCGTATGTCACGTACACGCTGTTGATGGTGATGTTCTCGGCGAGCAACATCCCTTACTCGGCGCTGAGCGGCGTTATGACTGACGACGAGGGCCAGCGCGCCAGCCTCTCCACCTACCGCTTCATCCTGGCTTTTCTGGGTGGTGTCGTGATCCAAGTGTTCGCCTTGCCGATGGTGAATCATTTTGGCGGGGGCAACATGCAGAAGGGCTATCAGACGACGATGCTGCTTCTGTGCTCCGTCGCGGTCGTGATGTTCTTCATCACTTTTTTCACAACTCGGGAGAGGATCACGCCCATCTCCGAGGCGAAGACCTCGATTCGCGGAGATCTCCGCGACCTGGTCAAGAACAAGCCCTGGGTGAATCTCTTTTTCGTCTCGCTGATGCTCTTCATCGCCATGGCAATCCGAGGGGGCGCCAACGTATATTACTACAAGTACTATTTCCAGCGGGAGGATCTCCTGAGCTGGGCCAACGCGTTTGGAATCGCTGGCACGCTGATTGGGATCTTCTTCTCGAAACCGCTTGCCACCCGTTTTGGCAAGAAGGGCATCTTCCAATTTGCCCTGTTGTCGTCGGTGGTGCTCTGCGTGGCACAGTTCCTCGTTCCGACCGACAAGCCCCAGATTGCGGTGGCGCTGGGTGGACTCATGGCCCTATTGTTCGGTCCGAGCATCCCCATCCTCTGGGTAATGCTTGCGGATGTCGCGGACTATGGGGAGTGGAAGTTCAAACGCCGTGCGACCGGGATCATCTTTTCCGCGATCTCGTTTGGCTTCAAAGCCGGCCTCGGGGTCGGTGGCTTCATAGCGGGAAAGATCCTCGATCTGCACGGGTATGTGCCGAATGCCGTACAGAGCGAAAGTTCCCTCCTGGGGATTCGGCTGTCCGTCACGCTATACGGTGTCGCTCCCTACGCGGTCGCTTCCGTGATCCTGATCTCATACTCGATCAACACGGAGATTTCTCGCCAGATCACGGCGGACCTACGCATGCGTCGTGACCTGGCCAACAAACCGGCAACCGAGGCTGGTGCTGCATGA
- a CDS encoding AraC family transcriptional regulator produces the protein MIASVKSLEPLHGKPECTKWEGPHFRPLFVADYVRRDGVQLAVDNFALAAIEPHFIWRMTIAGQAWLEHGERRVLLEPGSVFSAVVPIPARIIAKRDGTPWRSLHVSLGGARAIESARWVLGRLGMIQKLPLDPTFLDKTQGLIQGLVAKPGWDEHDWSSAAYDWFQAWWRLAEKQGGPATWIEATASGKETGTGAFSTVKEFAAKLGYSPSYLSRKITAAWNKSPGKALRDARMQEAARLLVEESLSVQQISQVVGYATSGSFVRAFRREFGLSPLVYRHSRRAPIQDLSGGTVLRELSPFLPRLGAALSQNPTNHDQTKHIGI, from the coding sequence ATGATTGCCTCCGTGAAAAGTCTGGAGCCGCTGCACGGCAAGCCCGAGTGCACGAAATGGGAGGGACCCCATTTCCGGCCGCTTTTCGTCGCTGATTACGTGCGCCGTGATGGCGTGCAGCTTGCCGTCGACAACTTCGCTCTTGCTGCGATCGAACCTCATTTCATCTGGCGTATGACGATTGCCGGTCAGGCGTGGCTGGAGCATGGGGAGCGGAGAGTCCTTTTGGAACCTGGCAGTGTGTTCTCTGCCGTTGTCCCAATTCCCGCACGCATTATCGCGAAACGGGATGGCACTCCTTGGCGTTCGTTGCATGTCAGCCTGGGTGGCGCGCGGGCAATTGAGTCCGCACGCTGGGTCCTTGGCCGCTTGGGGATGATCCAAAAGCTTCCGCTTGATCCGACGTTCCTGGATAAAACACAGGGACTTATCCAGGGTCTGGTTGCGAAGCCCGGCTGGGATGAGCACGACTGGTCCTCCGCGGCCTACGATTGGTTCCAAGCGTGGTGGCGTCTTGCGGAGAAACAGGGTGGTCCGGCCACATGGATTGAGGCGACGGCATCGGGCAAGGAAACCGGTACGGGTGCATTCTCGACCGTCAAGGAGTTCGCAGCGAAGCTCGGTTATTCGCCTTCGTACCTGTCGCGGAAGATCACCGCCGCCTGGAACAAGTCCCCGGGGAAGGCGCTTCGCGATGCGCGCATGCAGGAGGCCGCGCGCCTCCTCGTCGAGGAATCCCTCTCCGTTCAGCAAATCTCCCAAGTGGTCGGCTATGCGACGTCCGGTTCCTTTGTGCGGGCATTCCGCCGGGAGTTTGGATTGTCACCCCTCGTTTATCGGCACTCCCGTCGCGCGCCGATTCAGGACCTGAGCGGCGGTACCGTCCTGCGCGAACTTTCACCGTTTTTGCCGCGTCTGGGCGCGGCATTGTCCCAAAACCCCACGAACCATGATCAAACCAAGCACATCGGGATCTGA
- a CDS encoding TonB-dependent receptor plug domain-containing protein, translating into MIKPSTSGSDKIRKSTLLLAASLSLAATQSAFAQATAPAPAAPAPSPATPATGEVEEEIIELSPFLVTGEEDQGYRGRDTLAGSRIRTSLDDVGSATSVITKKFLQDTGSRNAEQALVYATNTEVAGQSGNFSGVANRQGAADVFANEGSTISATRVRGLAAADNLRDFYRSSIPWDSYNISRVDLQRGPNSVLFGIGSPAGVINSTVNIASYRDSGMADVVLDNNGTFRISADYNKVLIPNKLAVRVAGLNDNTKYRQKPAFRDDKRIFAAAKWDSNLLKIDGAKTTIRVNFEAGEIERNDPVALTPLDAITPWFDADKLNKRTWTAATAYGAVNRSNSATSNPWATLSRFQYSGGSLVQDFAGPGASAPFRTQRSSSQVTYPANDTSVDGIQIIGIATYDHYANEANLLGENAGAWRAKGLRDSSIFDFYNNLLTGDNKGLKHNFDAQNITLAQTFFNNKLGVEFAYNKEQNKMHYQNNFWGDAQLISVDIVSTLIDGSPNPNVGRAYTVGNGRAGSWTGHGQSQDKRVTAFGELSAREFLGEDSKVAKIIGRHVFTGLWQQNDNEWDGRSWQASWVQSALNTGKPGTDGTTIVYRTYLSDADLSSRTSASGLNLSRIRARQTPASGTFGYYDTDTKAYGQMPFQLTNANGSSFDYNNRPYTGGESTDVKTTSKAIVWQGYMLNGNIVPMFGWREDKQIKRSTGQARADAITGLANFADPEYRLPSSMEDAKNGRLYGDSTTRNKTYSLVVKVPRSLMNKLPGGLGLSGHYTKSSNVQPVAGRRNILNEAVPSPEGETKEIGVTISALDDRLSLKVNRYKTQVRNDNSPLQNWFLTYFTLYQANANSFLTGNGISGWNNYGTSSSGQRVQYEPEPIASNLIDPSQGAGLGNYTQAALDSAYALQISAATAWKSFDLSKTFQALNAVGYDQPTFNDWGNVVWSPGWVSTTADSESKGWEYELTARPIKGLDIAFNASKTDASRSSFDPAMVDLVTRLMNHLNTTDAGKLRAWSGEWWNASNGLDTAANSFRIHGLVQIDKELALLGGAAPELRPWRFNITGNYTFQGDNLKGWNVGGSYRWEDKVVRGFGVTADGERYDVSKKYFGPSEDAVDLWVGYERNLTSKIKWRAQLNVRNAFASKTLIPIDAQPTGDYGQFRIPEPRVISLTNTFSF; encoded by the coding sequence ATGATCAAACCAAGCACATCGGGATCTGATAAGATCCGTAAGTCCACCCTCCTGCTGGCAGCGTCCCTTTCCCTCGCCGCCACGCAGTCCGCGTTCGCGCAAGCGACCGCTCCTGCACCCGCCGCTCCTGCACCCTCTCCAGCCACGCCAGCCACTGGTGAGGTGGAGGAGGAAATCATTGAGCTTTCACCATTCCTTGTGACGGGTGAAGAAGACCAGGGCTATCGCGGTCGCGACACGCTGGCCGGAAGCCGTATTCGTACTTCGCTCGACGACGTGGGATCCGCCACGTCCGTCATCACCAAGAAGTTCCTTCAGGACACGGGTTCGCGCAATGCCGAACAGGCGCTCGTCTATGCGACTAACACTGAAGTCGCCGGTCAAAGCGGCAACTTCTCGGGCGTCGCAAACCGTCAAGGCGCAGCCGATGTGTTCGCGAATGAAGGCAGCACCATTTCGGCGACTCGCGTCCGTGGTCTCGCCGCTGCCGACAACCTGCGCGATTTTTATCGGTCGAGCATTCCTTGGGACTCCTACAACATCAGTCGTGTTGACCTACAGCGCGGCCCAAATAGCGTCCTTTTCGGAATCGGTTCACCTGCGGGTGTCATCAACAGCACAGTCAATATCGCTTCCTACCGCGACTCCGGTATGGCTGACGTGGTGCTTGATAACAACGGTACCTTCCGTATCTCCGCCGACTACAACAAGGTGCTGATACCAAACAAGCTTGCGGTGCGTGTTGCAGGCCTGAATGACAACACGAAATATCGCCAGAAACCTGCTTTCCGCGACGACAAGCGTATCTTCGCCGCGGCGAAATGGGATTCGAATCTGCTCAAGATTGACGGTGCAAAGACCACGATTCGCGTGAACTTTGAGGCCGGCGAAATCGAGCGCAACGACCCAGTTGCGCTGACACCGCTGGACGCGATCACGCCCTGGTTTGACGCCGACAAATTGAACAAGCGCACGTGGACTGCGGCTACTGCCTATGGTGCCGTCAACCGCTCCAATTCAGCGACGTCGAATCCTTGGGCCACGCTCTCACGCTTCCAGTACAGCGGCGGCTCGTTGGTGCAGGACTTCGCAGGTCCCGGCGCTTCGGCCCCCTTCCGCACCCAACGCTCAAGCAGCCAGGTGACTTATCCCGCCAACGACACATCAGTCGATGGCATTCAGATCATCGGTATTGCGACCTACGACCACTATGCCAACGAGGCGAATCTCCTCGGTGAGAATGCCGGAGCCTGGCGTGCCAAAGGTCTCAGGGATTCGTCGATCTTCGACTTCTACAACAATCTGCTGACCGGCGACAACAAAGGCCTGAAGCACAACTTCGATGCTCAGAACATCACGCTCGCGCAGACTTTCTTCAACAACAAGCTCGGCGTCGAGTTCGCGTACAATAAAGAGCAGAACAAGATGCATTACCAGAATAACTTCTGGGGTGATGCACAGCTGATCTCCGTTGATATCGTATCCACGCTGATCGACGGTTCACCGAACCCCAATGTGGGTCGCGCCTACACGGTCGGCAACGGTCGCGCTGGGAGCTGGACAGGACACGGCCAGAGCCAGGACAAGCGGGTGACCGCCTTTGGTGAGCTGAGTGCACGCGAGTTCCTGGGCGAAGATTCAAAGGTGGCGAAGATCATCGGTCGGCATGTCTTCACCGGACTGTGGCAGCAAAACGACAACGAGTGGGATGGTAGGAGCTGGCAGGCTTCATGGGTGCAATCCGCTCTCAATACCGGCAAGCCCGGAACCGATGGCACCACGATTGTCTACCGCACCTACCTCAGCGACGCCGACCTTTCGTCCCGCACGAGCGCCTCAGGTTTGAACCTGTCACGTATACGCGCGCGTCAGACTCCCGCAAGTGGCACGTTCGGCTACTATGACACTGACACGAAGGCGTATGGGCAGATGCCGTTTCAGCTGACCAATGCCAATGGCAGTTCCTTCGACTACAACAACCGACCCTACACAGGAGGTGAATCCACCGATGTTAAGACGACTTCGAAGGCCATTGTCTGGCAGGGATATATGCTAAACGGGAATATCGTTCCCATGTTCGGATGGCGCGAAGACAAGCAGATCAAGCGCAGCACTGGTCAGGCTCGCGCCGACGCCATCACCGGCTTGGCGAACTTTGCCGATCCGGAGTACCGCCTCCCCTCTAGCATGGAGGATGCGAAGAACGGCCGACTCTACGGCGACTCGACCACCCGTAACAAGACCTACAGTCTAGTTGTGAAAGTGCCGCGAAGCTTGATGAACAAGCTCCCAGGTGGCTTGGGCCTAAGTGGCCACTATACGAAGTCATCGAACGTCCAGCCCGTCGCAGGTCGTCGTAACATCCTCAACGAGGCGGTTCCGTCGCCCGAGGGCGAAACAAAGGAGATAGGTGTCACGATTTCCGCACTGGATGATCGCCTTTCTCTCAAGGTAAATCGCTACAAGACGCAGGTGCGCAACGACAATTCGCCACTCCAAAACTGGTTCCTGACGTACTTCACCCTCTACCAGGCCAACGCGAATTCGTTTCTCACTGGCAACGGTATTTCGGGTTGGAACAACTATGGCACCTCCTCAAGCGGTCAACGGGTGCAATACGAGCCGGAGCCGATTGCTTCGAACCTCATCGACCCTTCACAGGGGGCCGGTCTTGGCAACTACACCCAGGCTGCACTGGATTCGGCGTACGCCCTGCAGATTTCGGCCGCCACCGCATGGAAGTCCTTTGACCTCTCGAAAACGTTCCAAGCTCTCAACGCGGTGGGTTATGACCAGCCTACATTCAACGATTGGGGGAATGTTGTCTGGAGTCCCGGCTGGGTAAGCACGACAGCTGACTCGGAGTCGAAGGGCTGGGAATACGAACTCACGGCCCGCCCGATCAAGGGCCTCGACATCGCGTTCAATGCCTCCAAAACCGACGCCTCCCGTAGTTCTTTTGATCCGGCCATGGTCGACCTTGTCACCCGCCTCATGAATCACCTCAACACCACCGACGCGGGTAAACTTCGCGCATGGAGCGGCGAGTGGTGGAATGCCTCCAACGGCCTCGACACGGCTGCAAACTCCTTCCGCATCCACGGCCTCGTTCAAATCGACAAGGAACTCGCCCTCCTCGGTGGCGCTGCTCCCGAACTCCGTCCCTGGCGGTTCAATATCACCGGCAACTACACCTTCCAAGGTGACAACCTCAAGGGATGGAATGTTGGCGGTAGCTATCGCTGGGAAGACAAAGTGGTTCGCGGATTTGGTGTAACCGCCGACGGCGAACGCTATGATGTCAGCAAGAAGTACTTCGGTCCGTCTGAGGATGCAGTCGACCTTTGGGTAGGCTACGAGCGCAACCTGACTTCAAAGATCAAGTGGCGCGCACAACTCAATGTTCGCAATGCATTTGCCTCGAAGACGCTGATCCCGATCGATGCCCAGCCAACCGGAGATTACGGACAGTTCCGCATCCCGGAGCCGCGCGTGATCAGCCTCACCAATACGTTTAGTTTCTAA